The Roseococcus microcysteis genome contains a region encoding:
- a CDS encoding NAD(P) transhydrogenase subunit alpha produces MSTQTELANRAAELSARAAELADFARRAAEATAPVAQVVEPFLLMLTIFLMACFVGYYVVWSVTPALHSPLMGVTNAISSVIVVGGILAAAAAESDAARLFGVLAVTLASVNIFGGFLVTRRMLSMFQKKKG; encoded by the coding sequence ATGAGCACCCAGACGGAACTGGCCAACCGCGCCGCCGAGCTTTCGGCCCGCGCCGCCGAGCTGGCGGACTTCGCCCGCCGCGCCGCCGAGGCCACGGCCCCCGTGGCCCAGGTGGTGGAACCCTTCCTGCTGATGCTGACCATCTTCCTGATGGCCTGCTTCGTTGGATATTACGTGGTGTGGTCGGTGACGCCCGCGCTGCACTCCCCGCTGATGGGCGTCACCAACGCCATCTCCTCCGTGATCGTGGTGGGCGGCATCCTCGCCGCCGCGGCGGCCGAGAGCGACGCGGCCCGCCTCTTCGGCGTGCTGGCCGTCACCCTCGCTTCGGTGAACATCTTCGGCGGCTTCCTGGTGACGCGCCGCATGCTCTCCATGTTCCAGAAGAAGAAGGGCTGA